Proteins from one Escherichia coli genomic window:
- the prpR gene encoding propionate catabolism operon regulatory protein PrpR: MAHPPRLNDDKPVIWTVSVTRLFELFRDISLEFDHLANITPIQLGFEKAVTYIRKKLASERCDAIIAAGSNGAYLKSRLSVPVILIKPSGYDVLQALAKAGKLTSSIGVVTYQETIPALVAFQKTFNLRLDQRSYITEEDARGQINELKANGTEAVVGAGLITDLAEEAGMTGIFIYSAATVRQAFSDALDMTRMSLRHNTHDATRNALRTRYVLGDMLGQSPQMEQVRQTILLYARSSAAVLIEGETGTGKELAAQAIHREYFARHDARQGKKSHPFVAVNCGAIAESLLEAELFGYEEGAFTGSRRGGRAGLFEIAHGGTLFLDEIGEMPLPLQTRLLRVLEEKEVTRVGGHQPVPVDVRVISATHCNLEEDMQQGRFRRDLFYRLSILRLQLPPLRERVADILPLAESFLKVSLAALNAPFSSALRQGLQASETVLLRYNWPGNIRELRNMMERLALFLSVEPTPDLTPQFLQLLLPELARESAETPGPCLLTPQQALEKFNGDKTAAANYLGISRTTFWRRLKN, translated from the coding sequence ATGGCACATCCACCACGGCTGAATGACGACAAACCGGTTATCTGGACGGTATCTGTAACGCGGCTGTTCGAGCTATTTCGCGATATCAGCCTCGAGTTTGATCACCTGGCAAACATTACTCCTATTCAGCTTGGCTTTGAAAAAGCGGTGACCTACATCCGCAAAAAACTGGCCAGCGAACGCTGCGACGCCATCATTGCCGCTGGCTCTAACGGTGCGTACCTGAAAAGCCGCCTGTCGGTACCGGTGATTCTGATAAAACCGAGTGGCTACGATGTGTTACAGGCACTGGCAAAAGCTGGAAAACTCACCTCTTCTATCGGCGTTGTCACCTATCAGGAAACCATTCCGGCACTGGTAGCGTTTCAAAAAACCTTTAATTTGCGCCTCGACCAACGTAGCTACATTACCGAAGAAGACGCACGTGGGCAGATTAACGAGCTAAAAGCCAACGGCACCGAAGCGGTGGTCGGCGCGGGGCTGATTACCGATCTGGCGGAAGAAGCCGGAATGACCGGAATTTTTATCTATTCTGCCGCCACCGTGCGCCAGGCATTTAGCGATGCGCTGGATATGACGCGCATGTCGTTACGCCATAACACTCACGATGCCACCCGCAACGCCCTGCGTACTCGTTACGTGCTGGGCGATATGCTCGGTCAATCACCACAGATGGAACAAGTACGGCAGACTATTTTGCTGTATGCCCGCTCCAGTGCGGCGGTGTTGATTGAAGGGGAAACGGGGACGGGCAAAGAGCTGGCGGCCCAGGCGATTCATCGGGAATATTTTGCCCGCCACGATGCGCGACAGGGCAAAAAGTCGCATCCTTTTGTTGCCGTCAACTGCGGGGCGATTGCTGAATCTCTGCTGGAAGCGGAGCTGTTTGGCTATGAGGAAGGAGCGTTTACCGGCTCGCGACGCGGAGGCCGCGCCGGGCTGTTCGAAATTGCCCACGGCGGTACGCTGTTTCTGGACGAGATTGGTGAAATGCCGCTGCCGTTGCAGACCCGGCTACTGCGGGTGCTGGAAGAAAAAGAGGTCACCCGCGTCGGCGGGCATCAGCCTGTTCCGGTGGATGTGCGGGTTATTAGCGCCACTCACTGCAATCTCGAAGAGGATATGCAGCAAGGGCGTTTTCGCCGTGATCTGTTTTATCGACTGAGTATTTTGCGTCTGCAATTGCCGCCGCTACGCGAGCGGGTGGCGGATATTCTGCCGCTGGCGGAAAGCTTTTTGAAAGTGTCACTGGCGGCACTTAATGCGCCGTTTTCTTCCGCGTTACGTCAGGGATTACAGGCAAGTGAAACTGTGCTGTTGCGCTACAACTGGCCGGGAAATATTCGTGAACTGCGCAATATGATGGAACGACTGGCGCTATTTTTAAGTGTGGAACCAACGCCGGATTTAACGCCGCAATTTTTGCAGTTGCTACTGCCGGAACTGGCGCGCGAGTCGGCGGAAACTCCCGGTCCATGCTTACTGACGCCACAACAGGCACTGGAGAAATTTAATGGCGATAAAACAGCCGCGGCGAATTATTTAGGTATCAGCCGAACGACATTCTGGCGGCGGCTGAAAAACTGA
- the yahO gene encoding DUF1471 family periplasmic protein YahO, whose amino-acid sequence MKIISKMLIGALAFAVTNVYAAELMTKAEFEKVASQYEKIGDISTSNEMSTADAKEDLIKKADEKGADVLVLTSGQTDNKIHGTANIYKKK is encoded by the coding sequence ATGAAAATAATCTCTAAAATGTTAATCGGTGCGTTAGCGTTTGCCGTTACCAACGTTTATGCCGCAGAATTAATGACCAAAGCGGAATTTGAAAAAGTTGCATCGCAATATGAAAAAATAGGTGATATTTCAACCAGTAATGAAATGTCGACTGCAGATGCGAAAGAAGATCTGATCAAAAAAGCGGATGAAAAAGGGGCAGATGTGTTGGTGCTGACCTCTGGTCAAACTGACAATAAGATCCACGGCACGGCAAATATTTATAAGAAGAAATAA
- the yahN gene encoding LysE family transporter: protein MDPLHAVYLTVGLFVMTFFNPGANLFVVVQTSLASGRRAGVLTGLGVALGDAFYSGLGLYGLATLITQCEEIFSLIRIVGGAYLLWFAWCSMRRQSTPQISTLQQPISAPWYVFFRRGLITDLSNPQTVLFFISIFSVTLNAETPTWARLLAWAGIVFASIIWRVFLSQAFSLPAVRRAYGRMQRVASRVIGAIIGVFALRLIYEGVTQR, encoded by the coding sequence ATGGATCCCTTGCACGCCGTTTACCTGACCGTAGGACTGTTCGTGATGACTTTTTTTAATCCGGGAGCCAATCTTTTTGTGGTGGTACAAACCAGCCTGGCTTCCGGTCGACGCGCAGGAGTGCTGACCGGGTTGGGCGTGGCACTGGGCGATGCGTTTTATTCCGGGTTGGGTTTGTATGGTCTTGCGACACTCATTACGCAGTGTGAGGAGATTTTTTCGCTTATTAGAATCGTAGGCGGCGCTTATCTCTTATGGTTTGCGTGGTGCAGCATGCGCCGCCAGTCAACACCGCAAATAAGTACACTACAACAACCGATTAGCGCCCCCTGGTATGTCTTTTTTCGCCGTGGATTAATTACCGATCTCTCTAATCCACAGACCGTTTTATTTTTTATCAGTATTTTCTCAGTAACGTTAAATGCTGAAACACCAACTTGGGCACGTTTATTGGCCTGGGCGGGAATTGTGTTCGCATCAATTATCTGGCGAGTCTTTCTTAGTCAGGCGTTTTCTTTGCCCGCTGTGCGTCGTGCTTATGGGCGTATGCAACGCGTTGCCAGTCGGGTTATTGGTGCAATTATTGGTGTATTCGCGCTACGCCTGATTTACGAAGGAGTAACGCAGCGGTGA